In Oreochromis niloticus isolate F11D_XX linkage group LG12, O_niloticus_UMD_NMBU, whole genome shotgun sequence, the DNA window ACCGCTCCTTGGGCATGGTCTCACCTTACACCGTTTTTAATGTTATATCCAAAGTCAGACATGTTATCACAGGTGAGCTAATGTGTTCTGATGAACCCCAATAAAAAGCCCTCACACAGAACGGCACAGAGCTAAACTCACAGATTACCAGAAAAGACCAAAattgagagattttttttttaaacctacaCTACATTACATAACACCTTCCAGTGTAATTTCAAAGTTGGATAATAAAACTATATTTCACACACTGCTGCCAACAAAGCAGATGTGACTAATAGAAACATTTCCTTGCTCACTTTACACATTAGAAACAAATGGTTATAGATACCTCTGAAACCATGAAGCATAACCTTGTTAATTAGTTCTGACGAGATCTGTCTGATTCctttactaaaaaaaataaaaataaacgaCAACATATTGGCTTATAATGTTGCACTTGGCTGATGGCTTAGTTAATGTGGCATTCAGCTGCTTTGAGTTGCTGAGATGATGAAAGATTAGGGTGTAGTGCAAGAGCAATTGGGGGCGGGGATGAGGCCGCAAGGAAACAAATGGATAATCAGGTTTAGGCCACTGCTGTCCGTTTGAACTCTGGAGGAGCTTGAAGAGAGTGCAATCCATTCAGAGAGGCATGAAAAGAGTCCGTTTTCGTATTTCCTCACTCAGTCGTCGGCGACAATGGACAGAGCACGCAACTCGCTGAGCTTGGCCTCagtctccctctccctctgctCGTCAGTCAACCCTGCCTGGTCGATCTGGTCTGTTAACTCGCTGAAAATCTTGTACATTTCGGTGAAATAGACCACCTGGTGGGtagagaaggaaaaataaaaacgtAAGTCTGTGatggcaggggaaaaaaaaaatctgtcctcTGATGAAAATGGGAACGGGTCGATCCACAGACCTCTCAGGAAACACCAGAATCCAAACTCTGCACCCCAAACACAGTCTAATCGTGTTTTTACTTACAAGTCTGAAGCTGCTGTTCTCATACTACTTCAACCCTGCTAATGAGAAGTGATTTGAGAGGAGAATGGGGAGCCCACAGATATCAAACAACTCTGACAAAGCCCCAAAACCCAGCACTTCAGTGGGTAGTGACCCTGCTTTTCTCTCCCAATCTGAACAAGAGATAGAGAGTGTTCACTGAAAGCTTTCTTGACACTTCCCACCCCTGCTTCTTCCCCTTAGTTCATGAGTCAGGCTCCCTAGAGAGTTGCTTTGATGATTAATAGACTTTAATCACATTACAAGACTCCAGAAGAGTGGGCAGAGAATGAAAGTACTGGGAAATACAACCCCTtgaaacccacacacacatctcAATATTTATTCATGCAGCGATGCATACGATGCCATGCTCCTTAAGGAGGGGACGACACCGACTTCTCTAAAATTGCACGTGTGTTCTTCTGCAACAAGACCAACCGAGAGACCCGTGGGAAAAGTTTACTGTTTCACTAAAAGGGTCACAACAGAACGAGAATTTTGCCATAAGCAGACCAGACACTGCTTCTAAACCACCTTATACAAGCCTTTTTAAGTGCTCCGCCTGAAAGACCTTTGCATGTTTATACCAATATATGCCACCTAAACCACATGAGTGGGCTATAAGTATTGGGTTACTGCTGCTTGTGGGGGTAAAGCggatatgtttttttcccaaAAGTGGCTTGTTGAAAGGGCCATCGGAAATGTCCATATGAACTGTGATGATAATGTACACCAGATCAGTGTCTAGGCGCCCTCTGTACCAAAGACTACCATTACAATTAGTCAAGTCACCACGAGGAGTAAACGCAGGCTCACACAGCTGACCACctaccataaaaaaaaaaaaggcttgggGTATAACAGAGCCATTTTAACATACCATACTCCCAGCTGCTTAATATTTATATGGAGAGGTCACACTTTAACCTTTGACAACAAAATGAATAATTTAAGTTAGATTTGATTCAGTAAACACAGTGTCCACTGTAagagaagcaactaaaaaaaaagatgaataaatgAAGACAATGCCTCACTTCATCAACATCTGTAGAAACTGACAGGTCAGGTGGTGTCTCCCTCTGACAGTTGCTGGACAGGACTTGTTATAGTGAAACTGAAGCCTCACAACAAAGACTCCCTTTATTCTTTTTCCTTCTGCTGCTGGACGCTGAGCAGCAACAAGCGGCTGGGAGAAAAGGGTGTGGAGGACCAAATCAAGCACATACAACAAGCACTGGGGACGAGGTCTGCTGACCACCCACACATGGCTGTGCAAATGTGAAAACGTTCATTCATGTGTGTGaattatatgaataaatataaagcTGCAAGAATGAAATGGCTAGCGTGCCTAACGGGACCTCTTGCACCAGACAAAAACAGGTAAGATTTATTTAATGCTTCAAGATAAAAGATGTGGGGAAATACTATATGTCTGCTAATTTGCTAAGTTCAAAGTGCATCACAGAACTCCATAATAGTCATTAGGTCTGGGATAATCTAGTTTACTTATTAGGATTGTGCCAGTGGCTGTCCCAAGGAGGAAATGACATGGCCAGGCAGGTCTGGGGTTAGTGAGGGGGACATAGTGGCGCTAACTTGAGACACCCAGCTGCTTTAAGAGAAGCTTCAGGTTAGAGCAAGGCTTGCAGGGCTGCAGTGGAGCCAGACAGATGAGGCCTTCCTCAGCTAAACACAGCAGTGTGGGCCGTCACTGAGGGTTAATCACATTAGAGCAACGTTGAGGGAGACAGACTGCCTAGGTTATACACACCCTTCATCAGATATTTTATGCACTGTTTAACCGACGCTCAGAGAGTGGAGCAGTGGGTGGGTGGGAGGGTGGTTGTCTGCAGCTGTGAGAGGTTCATTGGGTGTGCACTTGGTGATGGAGGTCACTAACCTGCGCCCGGATGAGAGCCTCGAAGCTGGGCTGGAAGTAGTCGATGCGGCTTTGGTAGAACTTGGGCATCTCGTCCAGGAGCTGCTTGTTCTTGGCCTCGAAGTCATCTTTGACTGGTCGGAGTTCCTCTTTTGCCTGTGATGTTGGAGAGAAAGaccaaaacaaaagaactgGTCACTGAGGGTTCAGTTCTGACTTTGAGTTACATTCTTTCATTTCACTGCGATGCAATACACACTACACATTAAGGATTCGTTCGCTAAAATATGCTTAAGGAGCTAAAGATTAATATCTACAAAGCGAAACAAGTTAGTCTGAAGTGAATTCACTTCTTGAGCCATCATTTGTCTTCTTCTCTTATTGTTCTGAAAGATATTTGCTTAATTCCCACGGAGAAGCAGTGCAAAAAAAAGGCTGTAATCACGACCAAAGTGAGGAGGAGTGGGTAATGTGGGCAGACTTGGCTGTGAGTGGACTCCAGCACCACTgatctgtgtgtgaatgtattaGTGGGTAGTCTACTGTAGGCATGGAGTTATGGAATGCACAATGAATAAGTGTGAGAGGGTGAGAATTTTTATTAAGGGGAAGGGGGAGTTGCTATATTCAAACTGAAACATATTGTCTTTCAGCTGCATTATGATATGCTCTCTTCactttagttttatttacacatgCCAGCTGTAACTGAAATGGCGTACAAGTGTTTTGTCAGGATCATTTCTTTAAGTGCACAGGGACTCAGAGGGCATGGATGTAGGGGCCTCTTCAAGGCTTTGTTCCCCTGACAGTGCTTTTCTCAATGTGTGTGGGTGGCTCACCATGTGAGGATGTGTTAGAAGCAATAGCATAGGCAACACTGCAGCACTATCTGTGAATGTGTGCTTCTGTAGTGGCctcatggtgtgtgtgtgtgtgtgtgtgtgtgtgtgtgtgtgtgtgtgtgtgtgtgtgtgtgtgtgtgtgtgtctacaatTCTCAATTACGTGCCTGTAGATGTGCAGCAGTGCCTTTTTGAAAAGGCACTACTTGAGAGCCTGGTAGCTTGCGTGGGTGAAGGAGCGCACATGTACAGTATGCATGTGCTCAACTATTTTTGTTCATATCCAGTCAgcatttgtgtctttttccaccTATTGTGCTCTATTCACAATACGGACAGCATGTAAGAGCAAGTGAACTCTGCTCCTGTGCAGTTGGAGGGAGAGCTCGAGTGGACCAACACGTGCACCGACGCGAGCTTTAAAACTGACGGTACCTGATGCAGTTTGACCATCACGGGCCccgttttttctttctcttcgtATTTCTCCACTTTGGCTTGCAACCGCTTGTAGTCCTGCAGCGTCTGTTCCCTACGTTTCACTGCCATGTTAAGGCTGGGGAAGACACTACTGTACCTGAAAAACACCAGCACACAGAAAACCAGGTTACTGAACGCAACATGCATGCGCACCGTGTAAATGCAGGCaacgaaagaaaaaaagatcccAGACATACGCATCAaactttcctctttttttttttccctgagagAAAGTGAAGTTACTAAAAATACTGAAACAACTTTCCCGTCTCCATGTAATTTGTAGACATGCACTGTGCATTGCATCGTATCTTAATAAAAGTcattatgatttaataaaatcCCGCTCCTCAACATCTTATTGTAGCGGTACTCTCAAACCCCAGAGGACAGCTCTGCATTAAGCTTCCTCTAATCTATTATCTAATTACTGTAGTTCAGAATGGCATGAAACAATTCATTTTGTGACAATTATCATATTCCAAATGAAAATATATTCTTGCAACAAGAATCCAAGTCTTCAGCACTAAAAATAGGAAAACATTCATCTGTAACTTAGCAACAGGAATCGGAGCTTCATCCTGGGACTTGTTGCACTGgttttgtgtctgtttttaatAGGGAACGGGAAAACTGTATACAGAACATGTTTAacctaataataaaaatagaaattttGAAGTTAACATGTCTGAAAGTTAGACTGCAACATGAACATTATTTCTTTAAACTCAGGTTAGATCTGGCTAATGATTTATAACAAATGGTATAGCTTTAACCAAAATATTGAACGGCTGAATAAGAAATGGAACATTTTTCAACTTTctaaaatgtaaacacaaaacattgactttgtttttcaaaccagGCCACAAGATTAGTCACGCAGGTGCATACCACATGTGAGTCAGCAATAAAAACAATCGTAATAAAGAATTAGATATAGCCTTTTCTGAATGACTCATTTAAAGCAATTTATCAAGTGTGTAGGCACACTACTACAATACTTTATTGTGTGCGCCTCGGCCCATAGTGTTATTAGCCACAAAATGTGTGGGCTTCATGATTTACGTTCCTCTCCATGCCAACCCTTGCCCTGTTCTGTGTGGCGGATGAGAGAACCCGAGAGTTTGTTATGAAATCCTGGATTACAACTGCGCTTGCCTGACGTGCACCTTACTACAGGCCAGAGGGGGGAGTGGCGCGAACTCCATGTCAGACAAGCAGAGATTGTTTCCGACAGGAAGTTAAGCAAGGAGTGGTCTTGTAGTGTTTCAGTGACATCAACGAGCTCAGCCCAGCCCAGCAGCCCACACTCCACCACTATTTATAAAATACCACTCTGGCCCAGTTTACGGCAGGGGTGGATGCCGATCCTCAAATCTACTATCTGCTCCAGTGTACACACATTTGAAGTGCCAAGGGATTATGCAACTGCCCTCCAGGCATGACTGCTTTCCAACGCAGTCCTACGGGCTGATGACAACACAGCAGCAAACCAGCTTTCAGACAACACAAAGGCTGGATTCTAGTTCACCTGACAGCATGGTGCAATTTCCTCATGACACACCACGGTGGCCTGCTGTTTGCACGCTAAAAGGGGACAACGCTGTCTGCAACTACTATGTTTGAGCACAGGGAGACTTCAGGGCCAATGCTATCCTTGtgctggaggaggagaaaaagagcTAGACACAAAGCCAACTACTTGTTAACCCATTAGTGTCACTTCCACACTGAACGCTGATGTTTCAGTGTTAAATTCGGTTACTGTGACTCAACGGTACACTACCCTCCCCCACATGAGAACCCGAATGTGCTTATGCATACACTGTaataacagtttttgttttttttttaaagaaaagaaatatccAGGCCCTGGATGTTTCCCTCGATGTCCTGGCCTTGGCTGGATAACTACCGGTCAGCCTGCAAGGTCTGTACCTGCGGTGAGCCTAGTCTGGGTGATTTCTTAAGATGGTTGAGGGCTGCAAAGGGGCCAAGGATACACCACTGTCCACGTGACAGGTCAGGgtgtggttttaaaaaaaaaaaaggctggatGGAAATAGCATCTGGAGCAGAGAGTGTGTTTATGAGCTGAGGCCAATCCACATACAGGCCAGCCTGACCCAGCAGCCAAGCCCAAGTCTGGTCTAGACACCCTCAGTCTAGCAGGCTGGCTGTCACTTTTGACTATGACCATCACATAACTCactactgaaaaaaagaaaaaaaaatcagtttaaaaCACACCACTAAAAATATGGGAAAGGGAACTGTTTATATGTAAATTACCACCTTTGTTCGTCATGGTCTCAGAAGAAAAATTAGGGTCACATCACGTGGCACGTTCTTTTAAAATATGCTTGGTGTGAAAGTGAAATAACTACCACCTGTTGtataaatggtttaaaagcagtAGACCATGGGAATGTCTGTGACGTAAATGCTAGCAACACCTCCTTAGTCTCccgaaaaaaaaagaaaagaaaaaaaagcgcGCAAAGAAAGAGTGTGATCTGCTGCGACTTGCCTAGTGCTTTAAAGCCCACATAACTCACGCAGCCTCAGTGCGTGATACACCAGATaagatggtaaaaaaaaaaaacatcctttttacaaaaaacaatccccccctcccaaaaaaaaaaaaaaaaaaaaaaaaaaagaaaagaaaaagaaaaagcctgcATCAGCCCCAGAGCTAAGGTCAACAACTCCCATTGGCTCCAAACCCCACAACCTGCTGTGAGGGCAGAGTGTTCCTCTGATTGAGAGGGGTGAAGGTGGTTTGTCCAGTCCTGGCTCAACCCAGGGCAGAGGTCTCAAAACAGGCCTGACTTCTATTTCACCCAAAAGAGCAACGAAGCAAAAAGGGCTAGGTTACAAGGCCCAGATAACACACATGCCTCAATGCCCACGCACTCCCCTCCCCTCACATAAACATAGTGATGTCATTCAGTGACCCCGCAGAGTGGATGAAACGCACGTCTGGGCCTGAGAGAGAGAAGACACTGAACGCAGGATGGGGGCAGAGTAGAGGGGGGCTGCTTTTTCGtttgtttattgtgtgttttaccACACTAAGCATTAAGGATGGATGCCAAAATTTGAAATAGCAATCACACATGGACACAATCATgtagccaacacacacacacacacacacacacacacacacacacacacacacacacacacacacacacacacacacaatccatTGAAAGTCTTCCATTAACATAACGTTCTCCTTTTCAACTCTTCTCTAATTGTCTTTACAATGACACAAGTTCACCAGAAGAGTATTTTgagacaagaaaaacaatgacaaaTATTCATTAGTGAGAGGACTAATGGAATCTTAATGGAAGCTTTAAAGTATAGCAGCTTGTGCGTCTTGGTTTTCTATAGACAACACTTTGATAAACTAATAAGTAATAGCGCTGCGTTTTTAAGGAGGAAAAAGTAAACAGAAAGGTCAGTTTAGTTTGGCATTAAAATTTGTTTATGAACTCACTTCCTCTGTTCTGTTTTAGACTCATGTAAATGCCTAACTTTATGATCTTAAATACCATCTTTGTGAGACAGCGCCCCCTCTAAAATCAGAGCTGGTGTTTGTGTacgtgtgtatgtttgtgtgcgaGCGTGCACTGTCCTGAGACATTTCTCCTCCTGAACCAATCCGCAGCTCTGGGCCCAGGAAGCTGGGCCCTTTGCCATATTCTGAGCCTGCCCACACGTCCGCCTGCCGCCCACCAGGAAGAGGAAATTAGAACCATTCCATCCTGTCATTGCTCCGCCACCAGAGCGCACGAGGAAGACAGGggttgacacacacacacgcgcacacacacgctgaCCTGACCTATCCATGTTTTGATGGAGTATTCTCTTCACA includes these proteins:
- the bin3 gene encoding bridging integrator 3, translating into MSWIPFKIGQPKKQIVSKTVERDFEREYDKLQKLEDQTKKLHKDMKKSTEADLAMSKAAVKISADLLSNPLCEQDQAFLESMTALDTAMRRMDAFNQEKVNQIQKTVVDPLKKYSSVFPSLNMAVKRREQTLQDYKRLQAKVEKYEEKEKTGPVMVKLHQAKEELRPVKDDFEAKNKQLLDEMPKFYQSRIDYFQPSFEALIRAQVVYFTEMYKIFSELTDQIDQAGLTDEQRERETEAKLSELRALSIVADD